Within the Pseudomonas orientalis genome, the region GTCCGCGTTGCGCACCATGAAATCACTCAAGTACGAACGAGTGACCAACGCAATATCGGCACGCCCCCGCGCGACCATCAGCAAGTTGCTGTCATGGGAATACGTCAAGGTAGCGTTGAAGTGCTCGGCCAGGTACTTGGGGTCGGGGTTGAACTGGGCGAAGGCGTAGTGATAACCGCTGAACACCGCCAGGCGTTTGCCGGCCAGGTCGGCGAAAAAGCGCTGGTCGCGACCGGGCTCACGCTCGGCCACGAAGATTTCAGCGTCTTCCAGCCCCATGTCGACGCTGGTATGGGCCACATTCGTCCACCCCCAGGAGGGGTTTTCAAAGATCGCCATGTCCACCCGGCCCTGCTCGAAATCGCGAAAACGCCTGGGGATGGAGGTGGGCACCAGCACGAACTGATAGTCGCTTTGCACGGCGTTCAACGCTTCGACCAATTGCGGCAGCAACCCGGTATCGGCACCTTGCTCAGGGCGTACGGTATACGGCGGAAAATGCGCCGCGCCGACCCTCACCAACTGCGCGGCGCCAGCTTGCGTCCACCCTGCGGTACCCAGCGCCCAAAATGTAAGTCCTGCAGCCAGCCGCCATGGCGAAAACATCTAGGCACACACCGTTGAATTCTATGATGGCGATAAGCTAGGCGTTTTTCCCGGGAGAGACAACGCTTGCCAGTAAATTGATAGCTGCGCCTCAATCCGCCTTGAGCACCATCAGCAGGGCTTCTTCAGCCAGTTCTTCAAGCGTCAGGCTGCCCTGGGAGCGGAACCAGGTGGTGGTCCAGGACAGCGCGCCGGTCAGGAAGCGCCGGGTGATAAACACGTCGCCCTTGATGTAGCCCGCAGCCCTGGCTTCGCCCAGCACCTGCAGCCAGATGTCTTCATACACGTCGCGCAAGGCCAGTACCCGGGCCTGACCTTCGGCAGACAATGAACGCCATTCGTACACCAGCACCGCCATCGCCTCACCGCTGCCGCCCATGATTGACTGCAATTCGCAGCGGATCAGCGCCCGCACGCGCTCGCGCACAGTGCCCGCCTGCTCCAGCGCAGCGCGCATCATCGCGGTGTTGTAGAGGATGGTTTCTTCCATCACCGCGCGCAGGATCTCGTCCTTGCTCTTGAAGTGATGAAAGATGCTGCCCGACTGGATGCCCACCGCGCCAGCCAGGTCGCGCACGGTGGTGCGCTCGAAGCCCTTGTTGCGAAACAGGTGCGCCGCGGTTTGCAGCAACTTGCCCCGGGCACTCTCGGGGTCGGTCAATTGGCCACCGTCGACCATGGTGCGCATCACACGCGGGGCTTGGTGGTCATCCATGCTGCTTTCCCTTATGTCTACTATCGTCTTGGCGGGCAATTTAGGCCGTGGCAGTCACCCAAGCAAGCGCTTGGGCAAAACTGGTGTACAGGGTTTACAAACCAAGCGTGTGCTTGGCAGCCTCGCAACCAGCCATTGGAAGATTGAATAAGTCCCCTGGGCGGAACTACATGGCCCGGCTACGCTCTATCCCCATCAGGACAGGAACAGTACGGGAACCTGCGCATGCCTCATTGGCTGATTATTGACCTTGAAGCCACAACGGATGACGGCGGCTGGCCCGTGACGGAGATGGAGGTCATCGAAATCGGCGCAAGCCTGGTCAACCGCCAGGGCCGCGAGCTGGATCACTTCCAGCGCTTCGTGCGACCGCTGCGGCGGCCACTGCTGACGCCCTTTTGCCGCCAATTGACCCATATCACCCAGGCCAACATCGACGCGGCAGCGCCCATCACCGAGGTGTGGCCGCTGTTCGAACGCTGGCTCGGCCAGCATCAGCCACGCCTGGAAGGCTGGGCCAGCTGGGGCGATTATGATCGCGTGCAGCTGGAGCTGGAATGGCAGCGCAATGGCCTGGCCAGTGCGCTCGGCCAGACGCCCCATGTCAACCTCAAGCAGCGTTTCGCCAAGGCGCGCCGTCTGGACAAGCCGCTCGGGCTCAATGGCGCGCTGCAATTGGCGGGGATGCAGTTCGTTGGCCAGCAGCATCGCGCCCTGGAAGATGCGCGCAACACGGCGCGCCTGCTGCCGCTGATTTTGCCGGTCTAGGCAGCTCTGAAAGGCTTGGGCATACTGATCAACCTTTTTGCCTTAATGCTGCCACCTGTAGGAGCGAGCTTGCTCGCGAAGATCGCCAACGATAACGCAGCGCATCTGGGTTAACGGGGTGCTCTCAGGTTTTTCGCGAGCAAGCTCGCTCCTACAGGGGTTGGCGTAAGCTTTGACCCTTTTTCCGAGGATTCACCCATGTTCAAAGTCAACGAATACTTCGACGGCACCGTCAAGTCGATCGCTTTCGGCACCAAGGAAGGTCCGGCCACCATCGGCGTCATGGCCCCGGGTGAATACGAATTCGGCACTGCCCAGCGTGAAATCATGCACGTAATCTCCGGCGCCCTGGTCGTCAAACTGCCTGATGCCGAATGGGAAACCTTCGCTGCCGGCAGCCAGTTCAACGTGCCCGCCAACAGCAAGTTCCAGTTGAAGGTCGCCGAAGACACCGCCTACCTGTGCGAATACCGCAGCTGAACGCTAACCGGCGCCAAAAAAAGCCCGTCTCCTGCGAGACGGGCTTTTTTCATTCCAGCACCGTCACCGGCATGCCGACTTCCAACTGCCCAACCCCATCGTTGACCAGGTTCTGGCCGAACATCGCGCCCTGCTCGGTGCTGCGATAGGCCTGGAGCGTCGCGAACGGCTCGCGGTCCGGGCTGCGCTCGCCGGTCTGCGGGTCGATGGTGGTGAGGATGCAACGCGAACAGGGCTTGACCACGCGAAACTCCACCTCGCCGATGCGCAAGCGTTTCCAGCCATCCTCGGCGAAGGCCGCGCCGCCTTCGATGACCAGGTTGGGACGAAAGCGCAGCATCTCCATCGGCCGGCCGATGCGGGCGCACATATCGTCCAGGGAAGCCTGGCCGATCAGTAGCAAGGGGTAACCGTCGGCAAAGCCCACCTGATCGCTATCCTCGCCGAAACCATGCTGGGTGAAGCGGGCGCGGTCCACGGGCATATGCACCAGGCGCGTCGGTTTACCGATGAAGGCGCTGACCCAGGCCGCCGCCGCATCGCCCGCGTCCGGCACGCGCAGGGTGTCGTGCCAGATGGTCACACCGCGCAACGCGTCGGCGCCGGGCAGTGCCACGTCCAGTGTCCCATGGCCCGGCGAGCTGAGGGTCAGGCCGCCCGCCGGGTTCCACAGGGCCGTCAACTGGCTCATCTTCGCCACGGCGCGTTGCGTGAGGAATCGCCCGCTGGCTTCGTCCACCAGCATCCAGCGGCGATCCCCTTCCAGCCCGAGCTTGTCCAGGCCAATCTGCTGCAGGACTTCGGCCTTACCGGACTTCAAGGGGTAACGGTACAACGCGCTGAGACGGAGCATGAGCCTGCTTTCCTGGGAAACAAAGGGTCATACCCTAAGGTCAGGCGGGCACTTCGTCCAGCATCAGTCGCTCACGCACCACATCCACCAGTTTGTCGGGCTGGAACTTGGAGAGGAAATTGTCGCAGCCGACCTTCTTCACCATCGACTCGTTGAAGCTGCCCGAAAGCGAGGTGTGCAGCACCACATAGA harbors:
- a CDS encoding MOSC domain-containing protein, with protein sequence MLRLSALYRYPLKSGKAEVLQQIGLDKLGLEGDRRWMLVDEASGRFLTQRAVAKMSQLTALWNPAGGLTLSSPGHGTLDVALPGADALRGVTIWHDTLRVPDAGDAAAAWVSAFIGKPTRLVHMPVDRARFTQHGFGEDSDQVGFADGYPLLLIGQASLDDMCARIGRPMEMLRFRPNLVIEGGAAFAEDGWKRLRIGEVEFRVVKPCSRCILTTIDPQTGERSPDREPFATLQAYRSTEQGAMFGQNLVNDGVGQLEVGMPVTVLE
- a CDS encoding TetR/AcrR family transcriptional regulator, with amino-acid sequence MDDHQAPRVMRTMVDGGQLTDPESARGKLLQTAAHLFRNKGFERTTVRDLAGAVGIQSGSIFHHFKSKDEILRAVMEETILYNTAMMRAALEQAGTVRERVRALIRCELQSIMGGSGEAMAVLVYEWRSLSAEGQARVLALRDVYEDIWLQVLGEARAAGYIKGDVFITRRFLTGALSWTTTWFRSQGSLTLEELAEEALLMVLKAD
- a CDS encoding pyrimidine/purine nucleoside phosphorylase; the encoded protein is MFKVNEYFDGTVKSIAFGTKEGPATIGVMAPGEYEFGTAQREIMHVISGALVVKLPDAEWETFAAGSQFNVPANSKFQLKVAEDTAYLCEYRS
- a CDS encoding exonuclease domain-containing protein, which translates into the protein MPHWLIIDLEATTDDGGWPVTEMEVIEIGASLVNRQGRELDHFQRFVRPLRRPLLTPFCRQLTHITQANIDAAAPITEVWPLFERWLGQHQPRLEGWASWGDYDRVQLELEWQRNGLASALGQTPHVNLKQRFAKARRLDKPLGLNGALQLAGMQFVGQQHRALEDARNTARLLPLILPV
- a CDS encoding substrate-binding periplasmic protein produces the protein MFSPWRLAAGLTFWALGTAGWTQAGAAQLVRVGAAHFPPYTVRPEQGADTGLLPQLVEALNAVQSDYQFVLVPTSIPRRFRDFEQGRVDMAIFENPSWGWTNVAHTSVDMGLEDAEIFVAEREPGRDQRFFADLAGKRLAVFSGYHYAFAQFNPDPKYLAEHFNATLTYSHDSNLLMVARGRADIALVTRSYLSDFMVRNADMADKFLVSERIDQVYHHYALLRPKAPITGPAFAELLKRLRDNGQMLRIFAPYRIDITPLR